The sequence CCGGTATGTTCCATTATCTTATTTAGGAAAAATTCTGATCATAAGCAAATAGAGGAACATTTTTAAGTGTTTATTTCTTTTAATGTTggctccctgtggctccttctctttcccctgttacagggctgtcaggtttgggggattgtttactgatgaagATGATTGCCtcatggtcggcactatggcagctccggtctctccgtgctaggggagggcaggatgggggcacttcaggagctagggaccctgtataagtgtgtggaggtgcagggaatatctggggatggagctattaaacactggtaaatgtacagtacatcttgtctgtagtacatttctacATTTCTATAGGCTCACTGGCCTatgaggcgcacctttgatttctgagaaaatgaataaataaaggatttttggtgcgccttataggccgaaaaatacggtattattaTTAATCTTGATCccacaccactagagatgagcgaacatactcgtccgagcttgatgctcgttcgagcattagcgtactcgaaactgctcgttgctcggacgaatacttctccagcttgagaaaatggcatctcccgccgttatgatttttggcggccagaaacagagccaatcacaagccaggagactctgcactccacccagcatgacgtggtacccttacacgtcgatagcagtggttggctggccagatcaggtgaccctggaatagactagcccctgcctgcgctgctcggatcattctgtgtctggatgccgctagggagagagctgctgctggtcagggaaagcgttaggctgttctattagaaaagtgttaggcaggagtgattctacaagaacccaacagcccttcttagggctacaataacgttatacttttttttttaatttgcttgtggctgggcttgctggcattagtagtgcagctagtaccatattgtgaggaatttgctgggggacttgtgaccattgtgtttagctcttagtgacacgcatatccacctcaaacaccgaagtgggacaatttattcggggtttgatttgaattaggcagagtctgctgatttatttttttttacctttatttcgtTTTACAACTCAAAGtcgtcaggcacagcacaaaatccagttgtgtgctgtcagtgtaggttagaaactagccatagcaataggatagcatagttttgtttaaaaaaaaaaaaattttaagtttacactttaatttggaaaatgtttaacccgagggctaggggtagaggacgagggcgtggacgtgggcatccaactactgcaggggtcagaggccatggtcctgggcgggatgagacaccacctgctgatgagggagcaggggaacgccgcagagctacactccctaggttcatcatgtctcaagttacagggactcgtggtagagcactgttgaggccagaacagtgcgaagaggtgatgtcgtggattgcggacaatgcttctagccatttgtccaccagtcagtcttccacacagtccacccatgtctccgaaatcagcactcctccagctcctccacctcagcctccttccccccagtctgccccatcccagcaaaatttggcatttgaactggcatactctgaggaactgttttctggacccttcccacagtcacaaaacaCTTGTCCGGCTGCTGCTGAGTTATTTTCCGATTCCCAGGTTTTcccccggtcgcagtctgtgggtgacattattgacgtagtggaaaaagtgtgtaaagaggtgtcggacgatgagaagacacgattgtcagacatgttgcccgtagtcaagctcccgtggcaagggctagattttcagaagtctggaggttctttaaagaaacaccggatgaccgacggactgtggtgtgcaacctgtgccaaaccaggatcagcaggagttccaccactactagcttaactaccaccagtatgcgcaggcatatgaatgctaaacaccccactcagtggcaccaagcccgttcacctccggccgtgcacaccactgtttcttcccctgtgtcatcttctactcagccccctgcccaggaccccggcccaaacacctcccgtgcgaaaaccccatgttcgcctccacgatcctccacagcatccaccagcgttcagctctccataccccagacactgaaaCGCAAAAGGAGGTAaggtgcaacccacccacacgcccaagccctcaacgtccacatctacaaactgcttagcctggagatgctgccctataggctagtagagaccgagggctttcgaaacctcatggcggcggccgcccctcggtattggttccccagccgacactacttttcccgatgtgccgtcccagccctgcacaagcacgtgtcagagaacatcatccgtgccctgaccaacgccgtttctggcagggccactatatatcgctgacggcacattgggttaacttggtggaggctgggaccgagtctgaccctggggctggtcatatactgccgacgccgaggattgcggggcctacctcggtctaggtctcaaaggcctactatgcctcctcctctttccacccctccttcagctcctcctctgaattaccatccgtgggcatggcgccatcagtcggtagctctaggcacagcagcagtgccatcgctaagcgacagcaggcggtgctcaaactgctgagcctaggcgataaaaggcacaccacccaagagttattacagggcatcacggcgcagactgatctgtggctggcaccgctgaacctgaagccaggcatggttgtgtgtcacaatggccgtaacctggtggtggctctgcaactcggcagactgacacatgtgccatgcctggcccatgtgttaaatctcatagttcagcgtttcctcaagacataccccaatctgtctgatttgctcacgaaggtgcgccgcatctgtgtgcatttcaggaagtccagcacagatgctgccactctcagggcagcgcagtgcagcctccaactgcccgctcaccgactgttgtgcgacgtgcccacgaggtggaattcaacattaaccatgttatccagagtttaccagcagcgcagagcgattgtagactgccagatgtcaacttccaccagaactggtagtcaggtcagtcagcttcctcaagtctacaatgaggagtggacgtggatgtctgatatctgtcaggtgctgagtaacttcgaggagtcaacacagatggtcagtggcgatgccgccatcatcagcctcaccatcccgctgcttggcctgtgtaaaaactctctggtcagcatgaagtcggaagctttgcgctcgtcacaagaaacgggggaagaagattcccttgttgatagccaaagcacccttaggtctgtttctcagcgcatattggaggaggaggatgaggaggaagaggaggagaatgttggcgagacagaagaggggactattgttcagtccttcactgttcagcgtgtatgggcagaagaagaggagttggaggagttggaggaggaggaaatggacagtcaggccagtgaggggagtgaattcttgcgcgttgggactctggcgcatatggcagatttcatgctaagctgcctatcacgtgaccctcgcattcaaagaatttattccagcaccaattactcggtattcactctcctggacccaagttacaagcaaaatctttccactctcattcctggagaggaaaggagtgtgagaatgcatgaataccagcaggccctggtgcacaagctgaaacagtatttcccttctgacagcgctagcagcagagggcatACTTGTGTGGGACAAGtaccgagggagagtaggcgagcaggcagcttgtccagcactggcaggggtacgctttacaaggcctttgccagttttatgtcaccccagcaagacactgtcacctgtccccagtctcggcagagtagggctgatctttacagaaagatggtgagggataacgtagctgaccataccatcgtcctaaatgatccctacaactactgggtttcaaagctggacatgtggcacgaactggcgctgtacgccttggaggttcttgcctgccctgccgctagtgtgttgtccgagcaggttttcagtgcagctggtggcatcatcaccgataagcgtacacgcctgtcgactgacagcgctgacaggctgacgcttatcaagatgaataaagcctggatttctccgcattttcattctccatcaggtgaaagaagctcaacctgaatagtgtatgcactcctcctcctcattgtcctccttctcctcctctttgtacactaaagcagaggaaactggctatggctatagtactctatgtatttaatttttctggagggccacctacgcggtcctctgttttaaacaatttttgggagtgccacatacaggcactcaatctatttaatttttctggaggaccagctacctgctcctctggtttaaaaacttttttggactgccacatacaggcactcaatctatttaatttttctggaggaccacctacctgctcctctggtttgaaaacttttttggactgccacatacaggcactatccaaattaaattgtctccctagcagcctccaaaagtcgtccatatagctgcctccatacatggtccccttatcaaacgaactgtgtcaggcagaattttgggttgttttcctggcttccacattaaacttcttaactttgttgccaccctgctgtgtaatccacaaagtatactggcaaacttttatcatttaccgatattatttcagcgcttcttgcgcatctgtttacattcccctcacccgccataacccaaacttataagaacgctactacacttgatcttatacaaaaggttcttagaagtgctgtttggggagtagcctagagacaggggcttggattggcgaaagctcgcctggcagcggagctccagctccatcccaagatccaactaacatagttttaactgcagcacctttaatctactactagttcactgcctccatacatcgttcccttatcaaacgagctgtgtcaggcagaattttcaggtgtttcaccagatacatagtgaaactcggcccatctgtcgccgccatgctggagacctgaagttgcaatcatagcagcgcaatatggatgccccatactgtcgctcttaatcatggaagtcgtctccatggcttcctccacatgtcgtccccttatcaaaagagctctgtcaggctcatttttcaggtgtttcaccagatacgttatggagcttggttactatgtcgccaccatgctgtgttatcgactaaatataccgtcaaccttttgttcacataggaaatcttttcagcgcttcttgctcacctcctttggttcctctctgccacccattggtttgaagcctgagtccatttagggtatgtcgccatgacactctctagcctgccactgctgccgctgcctctgcatgccgtcccctatagtgtcagggtcaattattggatgttttagatgctatctagcttcattctgtcactctgtcatggccatgctgttgcccataattttggcataatggtgcgattaagcagcctcagaggcatccatgcatgctgcccctgctgtttcctgtccatttccgtggtgtttccatccttttctgaggttcccaggtgtttggccaagcttccctgtgcagagccttggtccccttgaaaaatgctcgagtcttccattgacttcaatggggctcgttattcgagacgagcactcgagcatcgggaaaagttcgtctcgaataacgagtacccgagcattttagtgctcgctcatctctacataccaCATCAGCATaacctattaaaaaaaagttataattagcagcacagagcatggggacaagatatccggcactccgggctgctaattatgtaatAGTGTAATAGTCAGTGTATAgttgtatatgtgtatagttCACTGTAAATCTAATACATGTTAGTATGTATTTAAAGTAATAAAAATTTGATATTGTACAACGGTGTCGCCAGAGATTATGGACCTCCAAATATATAATTCGCAACAAGCAAATAGAATTTAAGAGAGGAATACACGAATGACCAAAAATGACATTTCAAAACataataatattttttcatacattaaaaaaccttttttaattttaaaagaagAAGATATAACAGGACTACCAAGAAAAGGGGATAATTCATTATTGCTCCTAAGCCTGAAAATTATGTTCTGTGCCAAAAATTTGTCTATAATGCTTTCTGACACATTTGTGAAGGCTACCAGACCATCTTTTGGCCCTTAAACCATCAAATTGATAAAAATGCTTAAAAATGCTCAATAAATAAGAGCTTAAAGTTTATTGAGTGCGGCAGGTGGTCTGACCAAACAATGACCTACCCCTCATCTCCAGTGTCTCTCCTATCATATCTTCTCAGATCATCGAATGAAGACGAAGCAAGGACCGAGGTTGTCGATAGTTATTATAGCAACATTTTCCAGAAGACAAAAATTACATTATACAGCATCATTTTCATCCTTGGGATTATCGGGAATGGATTGGTCATCTGGATTGCCGGATTCAGGATGAAGAAGATAATCAGTGCCGTGTGGTTCCTGCACTTGGCCATCGCCGACTTCCTGTGTTGCGCTTATCTTCCCTTTAAAATTGCAGATGAAGCAAAGATTTCCCCACCTTTACCGGTCACGTTGTCTTGCATATTAGCTATTATTCTGTTCAATGTAAACATGAGCGCCAGTGTCCTTCTCCTGACGGCCATGAGTGTTGATCGCTGGGTATCGGTCATGTGCCCAATTTGGGCTAAAGTCCATAGGACACAGAAACTCGTGAGAACCACTGCAGGAAGTATCTGGGCGATGAGTTTGCTGATGACAAGTTTAGTGTTTTACTCTAGAGGTTGGTGCGTGTACAAACCCATTGACTATAAACATATAATGATCATTAGAATATGGATCGAGTTATTTAGTTTGTTTCTGATCCCTTTCCTCATCATCTCCACCAGTTATGTCACCATTTACCTAAAACTTAGAAAGAGTAAGAGACCCCAGAGATATCAGAGACCCTACAGGATCATCACCGCTGTTATATTGTGTTTCTTCATCTGCTGGGCTCCGTATAACATCTACCCACTAATACCTCTCCAGCTTGAAGGTTACGTCCCAAACATGATACGTTATATTATTGTCAGCAACCTGACCTACCTCAACAGTTGCATCAACCCAATCATTTATGTTTTCATGGGACAAGATTTCAGACATGGCTTCCTGAGATCCATCCCCTTCAGGCTTCAAACAGCCATAAGTGACCCCAGCAGAGAACGAGAGGATTGTGAAATAAGGAACCATAAAATGCATTTCTTTTACCCCTTTAAAAACCGAAACCACAGGGGCAGATTGGAACAGAATTTCCAGAGTCATCTCATACGTTCAGTTTCCTATCAGTGTTCTATGAATATGAAAGATAGCCGAggtatctaattttaccacagaaaactgtggtatagtatatagcctgccagcccctctagtatttagcctgccagccactctagtatatagcctgccagccactctagtatatagcctgccagcctccatagtatatagcctgccatcccctctagtatatagcctgccagccccttgaaggATAacgcctgccaacccctgtagtatacagccagtcatctcccagtagtatatagcctgccagccccttgaagaatatagccagtcagctcccaatagtatatagcctgccagccccttgaagaatatagcctgccagcccctgcagtatatagcttgccagccctttgtagtatatagcctgccagcccttgaagaatatagcctgccagccccttgaagaatatagcctgccagcccctgtagtatatagcctgccagccccttgaagaATATCGCCTGCCAggtcctgcagtatatagcctgccagcctccgtagtatatagccggccagcccctctagtatatagccggccagtccctgtagtatatagcctgccagtcccctgtagtatacagccagtcagctcccagtagtatatagactgccagccccttgaagaatatagcctgccagcccctgcagtatatagcttgccagccctttgtagtatatagcctgccagccccttgaagaatatagcctgccagtcccttgaagtatatagcctgccagcccctgtagtatatagcctgccagccccttaaagaatatagcctgccagccccttgaagtatataacctgccagtcccctgtagtatacagccagtcagctcccagtagtatatagactgccagccccttgaagaatatagcctgccagcccctgcagtatatagcttgccagcgcctttgtagtatatagcctgccagccccttgaagaatatagcctgccagtcccttgaagaatatagcctgccagcccctgtagtatatagcctgccagccccttaaagaatatagcctgccagccccttgaagtatataacctgccagccccttgaagtatatagcctgccagccccttgaagtactgtatatagccagccccctgtagcgtatagcttgcccgtaaaaaaaataaactgagtactcaccattccgacagcccaggcagctcctcttctatctccatgTGCATGGCAGATCCATGACAGCTCCAtgggcagcgcctcttctttctttatGCCAGCACCAGGTCTACGACAGCTCCGTGCACACTGCCCGGCCGGTGCACAACTGTGATCCCTGGATCTGGACTCTAGGGACGCAGGGATATCCAACATgtttataattgtatttgcttcttTTTGTATCTGTTCTAGGTAAAAGGGGGGTCATTTTTGTACCAGCTTTAAGCCAAAGGAAATTGAAcaagtatgaccagtgttgtggtgagatgtcatcttaGTGGGGCGAtgtgtagtgatggcagttacacacatcattactatggtaacagagtaaAATTATCTGTCCGATCATCATTGTGAGTGGAGCATGAGAGAAAAGAGCTGTTCCTGAGAACTGAGGgcacatgggagttgtagtatcctgtggaGCCCataaacattttgtgaatcaaaaGCAAATGATTTAATCTCAATTTCTTGATTATTAACATTGAGTTTtggtgtattcatttatttatagcattatgggcgTTTGTATCAGAAAATTATGATCCCTTCATAACCCTTTACAGCTCAGGGTATAATTGCCATAGAACTTTATGCCACACCATACTTGTATAAATAGACATGTGCACTGGATATTTACGCCTCTGCTGCGCCATTTTGGAAAACCTCTCATTGCATCTCACCAGAGCCCATCTGCACGTGTCCATCAGTTTCCAGCAATGttgctggtgtgcgccccctctggcaggatctgctcttatcttAACATTTGAAGGCTTTTAAAACATTCAGCCCCCCCCCTAATGTTGCTTAAATGTATATGTGAgtatttatggaataaagcttgaaGATTTGAAGAAGAGTGGGGAGTGCCATCAcataattgtgaaaaaaaatagcTGTCCATAAAACCTGCTGCTTTTGGCCAATCACCCGGCTCCCTAAAACAGCCCTACTTTCTGCAGTATTTCTCTTTATAGCACAAGGCCATGGTTTGCAGCAACCCTGTACAtaaattacacaggactgctgagCCCCAAAGTCCCATATTTTACATTGGCCTTCTGTAGCCTGACTACTGATGCTCCCTGTGTGCTATTACTAAAGGATACTTTAGTTTCTGCACTTTTATtattgccatgtgagttcactgcaaagttgCACCCTGAGGCTCTGTTACCCAGGGGTCAACTTAAATCTGGAGCCGGCCTAGTGTTGggggtgttgggctgtgagcactcTCTACACAACCTTAAAGACAccgagatgtatagatctgtcaCATGTTGTTAAGGTGTTACAGTAGTTTAGGGGTACTGCTCCCCTGTCTTATCGGCTCTAGACTTGATGTCCACATTCCAGTGTTGTATATCTGAGACTATGGGAAATATTTATCCGGGTAATGAtgaggcgcagaggtcctgaaataatcacaaatgataGCTTATTGCGATTAGTTGCcctaatccaccaccttcacaccagtggggaaTGAAGGGGCGTAATGGGAGGTTGCAGCCGGCCGAGAGGAGGGCGCAGACTTCTGTGAGTGGGCAGTTTACTGTCGACGCACTTGCcgctgccagcgacttttcaccgGCTGTGCCTGGCGTAGAATGAACGCTGCGCAGCAGTctacccaatacatcaagagggtgAAGCCTCTTTATGTATCGCACTGGGAAAATGTGGGAGCACGAGTGGCGGtatatgataaatattcccctatGTCTCTTATTGTTGGTTCAGTAGAGGCTCATTATTCTAAGAATTAGCAGATATTTCCTCGTCCCTTCTGCCCAGGGATGATCTCGCTTTAATGAAGTCCTGGGGCATCGGCATTGTTCTAAGAAAGACTTTATAAAGACATTCAAATGAGCCTCCTGCCAATATACCCACGCATCGTAACGACGTGACGTGTCTCCAATCAATGTGGTTTTTAGTTGTAGCATAAAAGATAATGTCAACATGTATCTATATAGCAACATTAATATCAGTGTGCCAAGTGATATGAGCTACAGAGAAAACATGAAAGAACCTTGATGTAGAAAACCTGAAATTTATTaccatttttgccatcttctgtttTTAAGTTATATCTGCAG comes from Engystomops pustulosus chromosome 6, aEngPut4.maternal, whole genome shotgun sequence and encodes:
- the LOC140065276 gene encoding formyl peptide receptor 2-like gives rise to the protein MDLADYNLTSPNTTLVDHNRSSNEDEARTEVVDSYYSNIFQKTKITLYSIIFILGIIGNGLVIWIAGFRMKKIISAVWFLHLAIADFLCCAYLPFKIADEAKISPPLPVTLSCILAIILFNVNMSASVLLLTAMSVDRWVSVMCPIWAKVHRTQKLVRTTAGSIWAMSLLMTSLVFYSRGWCVYKPIDYKHIMIIRIWIELFSLFLIPFLIISTSYVTIYLKLRKSKRPQRYQRPYRIITAVILCFFICWAPYNIYPLIPLQLEGYVPNMIRYIIVSNLTYLNSCINPIIYVFMGQDFRHGFLRSIPFRLQTAISDPSREREDCEIRNHKMHFFYPFKNRNHRGRLEQNFQSHLIRSVSYQCSMNMKDSRGKRGVIFVPALSQRKLNKYDQCCGFCFIYIVIFSCF